From Halorussus lipolyticus:
AACGCCTCGTCGTCCTCGTCGTCCAGACTGTCCGAGAACTCCTCGGTGATGCGCTCGATTTGGTAGATTTTCCACGAGTAGTTGTAGTCGAGCGCCGCGCCCAACACGCCGAAGGTGCCGAACTGCGTGTCTTCGAGTCTCCGCATCGTCTTGTCGGCATTCTGCCGAAGGCTGTCGAGGAGTTCGCCGACTTGCCGACGTAACTCGTCGTCGTCGTTGTCCGCGAGTTGCTCCTCCAAGTCGTCGGCCCGGCGCTCGTTGGCTTCCAGAAGTTGCCCGAGGAACTTCGCGGGGTCGGCCTCCGGCGCGGACTCGAACAGGTCGGTCGCGTAGGTCCGGAAGTCCATCGCGTCGCTCATGCGCTGGCGCTGGTCGCCCAGCGGCCCGTTCTCTTGGGAGATGACGAGTTGGCTGATGGTGACGACCAGCGTCGTCCCGGTGATGACGGTGCCTATCATAGTCGAGAACATGGTTTCGATGGTGTCGGCCGACTGAACTGCGGTCTGCAGTGAGGGGAAGGCCACGGTGCTGACCGCGACGAACGCGCCGAAGACGGCGACAGCGAGCAGGCCGGTCACGGCGAATCGGTTTCCGCCCAGCAGAAACCAGTCGTAGAACCGGTTCAGGCCGACGCGCTCGCGGAGGGTGTTGGCGGACCGAATCTCGTCGGAGTCGCCGGACTCACTCATCGTCGGTCTCGAAATCGGTGGTCGTCTCGTCGCTCCCGCCATCGTCCCCGTCGGCGGGGCGTCTGAACACGAGGAACTTGGTCCCGCCACCCACGTAGTCGATGGTCTCGTCGAGTTCCCACCCCTCGTCGGCGGCCTCGTTCAGGACCGACGAGGGGTCGCGGGCCTCCTTCTGAGAGGTCTCGCGGGGCGGTTGGACGACTCGGTACTCCCACTGCTGGGGCGCGTCAGCGTTCATCCTACGGAACTGACGGGAGTCTACGGGCTAAACGTGGTGGCCCCGCCGACGACGCAACCGGAGAGCAAACGTCTCAGTTTCGCGTTCGGAGTCCATAGAGGATCGACGCCATTCCCCCGACCTTGCTGGTCTGGGTCAGGAGAGCTATCGGCGTCTCCCCGATAGCTGGCACTGCGAGGTAGACCAAGAACAGTCCAGCGGGCACCCCGACGATCAGCACGAACCCGAGGGCGACGAAGAACATCGGCCGGCTCTGGTGGTCGAGATACCCCCGGAACGCAATATAGCTGATAACGAGGCCCAGCAAGACGCTCACGGCCTCGGTGAACGCTACGAACCCGGATACTGCCTCGGGGACCGCGACCTGCAACGGACCGCCTGCGAGCGACACCGCGGCGAGGACGCCGGTCATAGTTCCTCCACGAGCCTGACGAACCGCTCGGACATGCTCTCGCCGCCCGAGACGACGACTTCGACGCCATCGTCGGTGAACTCGAACGAGACGCGTTCGAGGTCCGAACTGTACACCTTGTGGTGGTGGCCGTCGTCGTCCACGTGCATGGTTTCGGTCATCATATCGTATCTCTGGAGCGCTTCGAGTCGGCGATAGACGGTCGGGGTCGAGACGCCGCACCGGTCGGCCAGTTCGCGTGCCGATAGTGCCTCGGTCCGAGCCTCGACCAGCATCTGACGCACGGTGGCGTTATCCAGCAACGCCGCCACGTCCGACACGTCGCTCTCCTCGCTCACGGTGAATACCTCTCCTATGAGAACATAAAGCGACACGGCCGACTACACGCGATGAAGTCGGTCCCTATCGGTTAAGACTGAAGGGCGAATATCAGTCGGTATGGAAACCAATTATGACGAAAGCGTCGGTCGCACACGAGGAGGTGGGTCTCTCATCGGGCGAACACTTCGGGTGTTCGCCGTCTCGCTCGTCGGCATCGCCGGCCTCGGAATCAGTCTCTACTTCGGCGACACCCTCCCGCCGATTCCGGAGGTGTCGCCGACCGTGGCCGTCGCGCTCTCGCTCGTCACGCCGGCGATACTGCTGTTAGTCGCGTCTGCTGTCGGCGCGTTTTGCGCGCCCCGAGTGGGCCTCCGGTCGCACATCGCCGGTGTATCCGTCGAGCGAGCGACGGAGACGAACGGTGTGACCGGAGGAGTCACCGCGGAGGCCCGCCACGCGATTCCGTGGGGACTGTTCGCGGGCGTCCTCCTCGTCGGACTCGACGCGACGTTCGCGGCGGTCACCGACCTGTCGCTCGCAACCGGGGGGTCCACGGTCGGAGCGGTCATCGCTTCGCTCCCGATGCGGTTCCTTTACGGAGGTATCGCCGAGGAAGTGATGCTCCGGTGGGGGTTCATGGCGTTGCTCGCGTTGGTCATCGCCGGCGTCGCCGGACAGGGCCGGACCCCGAGTCGAGGAGTAATGTGGACGAGCATCGTGGTCAGCGCCGTGGTCTTCGGTCTCGCCCACCTCCCGGCCGTCGCGCAGACTGCCGGGCTGACACCCCTGATTGTCGCCCGGACGATTCTTCTGAACTCGGTGGGCGGAATACTCTTTGGCTGGCTGTTCTGGCGCGACAGCCTCGAAGCCGCGATGGTCGGTCACGCGAGTGCCCACGTGATTCTCGCATCGAGCGCGTTCGTCGTAGCGCTCTGAGCTACGAACCCAGTCCTCGCCGTGCCACCAACTGCCGGAGGACGACGAACGCTGTGAGCGACACCGCGAGATAGCCGACCACCGAGAGGTGGGTCAACCGGGTCGGACTCCCGATGGCCAACTTCGCCACCGCGTTGGCGGGCGACTCGGGCAGGAGGTAGGTCGAACTGAACACGACCAGCACGCCCATCGAGAACAGGAACTGGGCCTGCTTGCGCTCCCGGAAGGCCAGCGCGGCGGTCGCACCCATCGTCACCACGCCGACCGAAAAGCCGGTCACGAGGACCAGAATCTCCACCGGATTCGCTATCGTCGTCCCGTTGAACGACAACAGCGCCAGCCACGCCCCGGCCTGCACCGGCGCGAGGACGCCCATCGCCAGCATCTTGCCGTCCACGATGTCCACGCTCGTCAGGGGCGTCACCCGCAGGAGTTCCAGCGTCCCGCGGTCGTACTCCTCTGCGATGGCGTCCACCGCGACGCTCCCGCTGACGAACACCGGCAGGAAGGTAAGCAGGGGCACCAGCACGGTGTAGGTGAACCCGAAGTAGGGACTGGACGACGAGTCCGGCGGCAGTTCGACCGGTTGGCGTTCGAGGCGATGGCTCAGACGCTTTCGCTCGGACCGCTCGAAGGC
This genomic window contains:
- a CDS encoding DUF7521 family protein; translated protein: MTGVLAAVSLAGGPLQVAVPEAVSGFVAFTEAVSVLLGLVISYIAFRGYLDHQSRPMFFVALGFVLIVGVPAGLFLVYLAVPAIGETPIALLTQTSKVGGMASILYGLRTRN
- a CDS encoding ArsR/SmtB family transcription factor; this translates as MSEESDVSDVAALLDNATVRQMLVEARTEALSARELADRCGVSTPTVYRRLEALQRYDMMTETMHVDDDGHHHKVYSSDLERVSFEFTDDGVEVVVSGGESMSERFVRLVEEL
- a CDS encoding CPBP family intramembrane glutamic endopeptidase, translated to METNYDESVGRTRGGGSLIGRTLRVFAVSLVGIAGLGISLYFGDTLPPIPEVSPTVAVALSLVTPAILLLVASAVGAFCAPRVGLRSHIAGVSVERATETNGVTGGVTAEARHAIPWGLFAGVLLVGLDATFAAVTDLSLATGGSTVGAVIASLPMRFLYGGIAEEVMLRWGFMALLALVIAGVAGQGRTPSRGVMWTSIVVSAVVFGLAHLPAVAQTAGLTPLIVARTILLNSVGGILFGWLFWRDSLEAAMVGHASAHVILASSAFVVAL
- a CDS encoding ABC transporter permease, with translation MGKRLTVAKRELASLRSEKTIVLAILIQLFVAAFSSFLAVGLVSLYDPGSVSNQFVVNFGVTGEAREDLVPVIEEQDGWRAVEYGDDAAARRAFDRGVIHAVLEVERTPDGRARVRAVAPDGNVRTTLVVTQIKGVLEAFERSERKRLSHRLERQPVELPPDSSSSPYFGFTYTVLVPLLTFLPVFVSGSVAVDAIAEEYDRGTLELLRVTPLTSVDIVDGKMLAMGVLAPVQAGAWLALLSFNGTTIANPVEILVLVTGFSVGVVTMGATAALAFRERKQAQFLFSMGVLVVFSSTYLLPESPANAVAKLAIGSPTRLTHLSVVGYLAVSLTAFVVLRQLVARRGLGS